From the genome of Bos mutus isolate GX-2022 chromosome 2, NWIPB_WYAK_1.1, whole genome shotgun sequence:
TAATCTCATTTGCCTCTTGTAGTTTTGCCTTTggttttccctggtagctcagctggtaaagaatctgcctgtaattcaggagaccctggtttgattcctgggtctggaagatcccctggagaagggataggcaacccactccagtattcttgggcttccccagtggcttggacagtaaagaatccacctgcaatgtgggagtcctgggcttgatccctgggttgggaagatctgctggaggagggcatggcagcccactccagtattctcgtctggagaatacTCAGGAGagggaacctggcgggctatagtccatggtgttgcagagctggacacgactgagcaactaagcacagcacagcacggtTTTGCCTTTTCAGagtgtcatataaatggaaatatatcacTTTTTGTGTCTGGCATAATGTCCTCCTAACAATCGCACTACAACAGGATCAAGTAGCTACTGACTAGACGGGTGAGGACTCTTACTTTACAGGGACACGGCGAGCCGGAGGAAACGGTATCCGCGTGTGCTGTTTGCTCTGGGGCAGTGTCGTCGCGCGTCCTCCCAGGAGAGCCGTTGTGTTACTGAGGCGCGCTCTTCCTCAGGATGTCTTTGAGTCAGGAAGACTGGTTACCTCCTTCATTGTCCCAGTTCTGTACTGCTTAGCAGAAGTCATCAAAAGCATTTGAATATACAGCATAACAATCCTATTCTTGAAGGAGTATACTCTGTGCCAACTTAGTAACTACAGCTTGCCTATTGCTCCATCAATagcttttttaaagtttcttaattTTCTAGGTAGTTGTGGAAGATATTTTTcagttagacttttttttttccctcttaaatcCATGTATTTCTGTAGTGTTCCCTTTTATGAATTGCTTAACAGTCAAAGTgtgtgttttcaaaataaatacattttctgtATACTGTAATTATCCACTAGGTTTCCCCCATCACCCCCTACCCCAGTGAAGCATCTTATAAAATTTGAGAGTTAAAACTGAATTAGCTTTTATATTAATAATGAGGAGGTTTATACTCAgcctactattttttttttttttggctgcagatAGAATATATGCTTCTGTAAACAGTATAGACACATATAAGTATAGACATGTATAGAAAGTGAACGTCCTCTGTGAGCTCCCTCACCTTGAGCAGCACAGTTAACACTTTGGTGACTGGTGCTCAAGTTATTTTTTCCTCTGGATAATACATACATAGTgtgttgttattatttaaatatgtaagtgCTGTAGGGATGACATCACTCACAGATTCTGATTGGCTAATTTCCTTCCCAGTAGTCTTCCTGGGAGATGAGCGGTGCTCTCTGTATTTTCTATGTGTCAAAACCAGACTCTATGCCCTTTGAGACCTAGATACTCTACCTGGAGAAAACTGCTGTGATTCTGAATGCTAGACCTGTGTGGTTCCTGTTTGTTTCATGGTTTTGCTATGTTTTTAgaccacagatcagatcagatcagtcgctcagtcatgtccgactctttgcgaccccgtgaatcgcagcatgccaggcctctctgtccgtcaccaactcccggagttcacccagactcacgtccatcgagtcagtgatgccatccagccatctcatcctctgtcgtcccattctcctcctgcccccaatccctcccatcatcagagtcttttccaataagtcaactcttcgcatgaggtggccaaaatactggagtttcagcttcagcatcattccttccaaagaaatcccagggctaatctccttcagaatggactggttggatcttgcagtccaagggactctcaagagtcttctccaaaccacagttcaaaagcatcaattctttggcactcagccttcttcacagtccaactctcacatccatacatgaccacaggaaaaaccatagccttgactagacgaatctttgttggcaaagtaatgtctctgcttttgaatatactatctaggttggtcataactttccttccaaggagtaagcatcttttaatttcatgctgcagtcaccatctgtagtgattttggagcccagaaaaataaagtctgacactgtttccactgtttccccatctatttcccatgaagtgatgggatactATTTAATAATAATGTCTTAGCTGCCTATGACTTCGTGCAAAGATAAGGAGGTGCTGATATTTGGGGGATTTAACAGACAGTCTCAGCCTTCTAAAGGACAGGTTGAGGATTACTCTGGAGCCTCTGTGGAGATGGTGGTTTGGGGGAAATGCCTAGGCTGCATCTCAGGGCGTGTGTTTCGCATGACTCCTGGGAGCGCTGTTCTGGCCAGGTTGTGCTCCAGGGGCGCAGTCACACAGAACACTGTGAGAGCAGCACCTCTGGGGTGTGCAGTGCAGGAGTGCTGCTCAGCTGTACGTGGTTTTGTTTTGAAATGGACATAGATGGGACATTTGTGTGTTTCTCAGTATGTGTTTGATGAAGaatgctgtttttattttaaagacaggGTAGATTTTCTGTGAAGCCTAAGTATGAGGTCTTTCAATTTTATGGCCCCCTTTCAAGGTCTTGGGAAGGGTGATagcaattttatatatttttttcatcaaaGAGGGCCCCCAGTTTTCTGAGATGCAAGGCTCACAAATCTGCATCCTGAGCATTTGAGGGGCTGAGGGGTCCTGATGCTCCTGAAACTTAGACTTACTTAACTTTGTGGTAAATTTGCCCACTTACTTAACTTTGTGGTAAATTTGTTTTTGAACATGCCTTTTCAAATGGCTTTATTTCTACTTAGTTGCATATTAAGTACATGGAATCATACACACATGAGTGGGAGAAAGATGATTCAGAACTTGCTTAGGACGCATCACAGTGGTGCTCCCAGTCGGTGTTGTAGAGAGCCTGTGGACGGGGCGTCCTGGGGGCCAGGTGGCCTTTCTCTTCCGACGTGGACACCGCAGACCCTCGCTGGcatctcctctccctctgcctgcAGATCCGCGGCACAGACAGGAGCAACGGGCGGGAGCTGCACATCGCGTACCGGCACGGCGAGCACTATGACAGCGTGCGCAGGCTCAACGACAACTCAGAGGCGCCCGCACGCCTGCAGACGGAGGTGAGCGGGGCCGGCGTCCTCTGCTCTCAGCCCTGTGGGGATCCGGTCGGGGGCTCCGTGCCCTGGAGCCAGAAGCCAGGCACGTTTCCATAGAAAGCTGCCTTTAAGAATCTgtgggcttgtttttttttttttttaaactttgttcatTTGGGTGAGGGCAGTGGATAAAATTGTCATTCTGCTGCTTTCCCTCACAGTGATGGCTGTGGTTGcatgaatataatttatataaacatttaaaattacttccatgttttaaaattgattcaTGCTTCGTATCTAAAATTTGGAAACTatagaaaaagtaaagaagagaataaaacaacACGAATCAGCATTTTTGTAACTGTTTTCGTATTTGTATAGCTTTTCCCATTATTTCGTATGTCTTTCCTCACGTGATCAGACACTTTCTTTGTAATTTAAAGACATATGGTGCGGGTCACTCTGTCCCCGTTTGCCTCTCTGGTGACAGTGGGTGCGGCCACTGTTGTTAGCACACCGTAAAACCGCCTACAGGTGTGTGCATATCAGGCATcacgtgcgtgtgtgcatgtggtgTAGCTTTGCTAGAGTGCGCGCTCCTCATCCACAGTCGTGGCATCCTCTGCGTAGCGTTCTGCGCTGCACGTTTCAAATGGAACATATCTCAGAGTTTAATTCATAGCAGGACATAAGGAACTTCCTACATCTTTTTAAACGGCTCCGTGGTTACTTAGTGTGTGGATGCATTATGATGTGCTTCAGTAGGCCCTTCGACGGACTTTAGATGGCTTTCAAACTTGGTTTTTACAAACAACACACAGTGCCTTACATGCATGTCTTTTCACACACGCGCGGGTGTATCTGTGGAGTAAATCCCTAGAAGGCTCTTTCCGCGTGGAGGATGTGTGCGTCTATGGCTTGGTGGCTTTGCCAGGCTGTTCCCTGCCGCAGTCTCACCAGCCTGCCCTCCCACTTGCAGCGTGTCTCTTCTGTACCTTTGCCGACACAGTGTGTTACCAGTTTTTAAATCTGTGTCACTCAGGGAAAAATCCTAacagaattttaatttctatttttcttattaatgagCTTatacatcttttcttgtgtttaaaACCAGTTTGTACTTTCCTGTGTGTGAACTGTAtgcatgttctttattttttttctgttcagtctTCTTAATGATTTTTGGGAAATCCTTTATGTACTAGGGAAATTAGCCTCTATTTGAGATATGAGTTgcaaaatttttttcagtctgttatctttttattatttctcatattGTCTTTGCTATGAaggaattttagatttttatgtgGTTAAATTTATCTCATTTTCAAGACATCAGGTAAATGTCTTCTGGGTTTTTGGGTCATAATTAGGAAGCTCTTTCCCATTCTGagtttaaaaagaattttcacaTACTTTATTTTAGTACTTCtgtatgttcattttttaaaagaaaattaggtCACGTCTCTATTTGGTACTTAcattgtacagatgtgagtgtaTGGATTCAACTGTATTTTTCCTTGTTGTTACTTCCTTGAGCCcaaactgtttatttttataattacacGTCTTTTTCTCCATTGATTTGGCTTGCTGCTGCTTCCATGTACTAAGTTCCCATATGTAGGTGGTCTATTTCTAGACATTGAGTCTATTCCactgtttttttctgttcagaTGCTCATGTGTTCATTGTTTTAAttaagaaagtatattttaaaatctagtagAATTTTTCACccatcattattttctttttttatggttgcctgtatatttttgcttttttgttttatatatatgactGTTAGAATAAGTTTGTCTAGCTAAAAAGTCCTGGTAGTATTTCCTTTTATTGTAATCTCATTAAATTAACAAACAAGCAGACACTGACATCTGTATGATGTTGGATCTTCCTAGCCGGGAACCTGGtgatctttttatttgtttaatcgACTGTTTTCGGTTATCTGCAGGAGCGTTTTTTCATATAGATCTATCCCATTTTTTGCTGATCTTACTCTTGGATGTTTTGTGTTTTCCGTCCCTTTTGTAAGGAAAGGGTCTTTTTTCCCTTTACATTTGTAGATATGAAATTTGATAACAAAATATTAGTTATAGATATACTCAGCTAGCCtacagagttttctttctttttaattgaggtaaagTTCACATAACgtaaaattcaccattttcatgtgtacagttcagtggcactgaATACACCCACAAAGCTGAATAAACACTTCCTCTATCCAGTTCCAAATAATTTTCAACACCCCACAAGAAAGCCTGGTGCCCATTAAGCAGTTACTGCCCATTGCTTTtcagccccagcccccaccagtctactttctgtctctggttttactttttctggacattttttataaatggaatcacactcTGTGTGGCTTTTCAGGTCTGGCTTTCCTCAGCGTGATGTTTCTAGGTTCACCCACGTCACTGCACATCCCATTACTTAGTTCCTTTCAGGGTTGAGCAGTACTCCCGTTTTATTGATACACCACACTTTGTTTaccctttcatctgttgatgggcatttgagtgGTTTCTGTTCTTTGGCTGCTGTGAATAGCGCTGCTGTGGTTATTTGGGTGTAGTGTTTGTTTGCGTACCTGTTCTCAACGTTTTGGGAGTACAGTGACCTTTGAACAAGGGGTCAGGGGTACCAGTGATGCACAGCTGAAAATCTGAGTGTAACGTAGTTCACTTGCAGATCTGAGCTTCTGTGTCTGCAGTTCTGCACTTAGGTTTGGCCAGTGCTGAATTGCGCAGCACTAAGGCCTTTGCCCCTGGGCGTCTGTGTGAGCGCACCTGTGCGGTCCAGGTCTGTCAGCTGGGTGTGGGAGTGACGCGCTGGGCCCTGTGCTGACTCTGCCTTTAGCTTTCTGGGAAACTACCGTGCTGTCCTCCGCAGTGCATAGCTGCTCTGTTTCACGTTCCCACCAGCGGAGTGCGCAGGGCTTCACTTTTCTCCATCCTCACAGCACTTGttatgtttccttctttcttgttaGAATTGCGGCCAGCCTACAAGATGTGAAGTGGcatcttgtggttttgattttcattccgTATGGTTAacgatgttcagcatcttttcatgtgctcgtttgccatttgtttatctttgaagagatgtctattcaagtcctttgcacGTGTTTTAATTGCACTTTTTGTGATTTGGTTGTTGAGTTCTAaaaagctctttatatattctggacactAGATTCTTATATGACTTTCCAGAATTCTTTTTGTTTGaagtagttttttttgttttgttttctctctgtcttaAAGGTGTAGAATTATCTGCAAATAGTGataccttttcttccttttcagttttatacttctaatttttctttactgGGGGGCTAATTGCATTGCTGTTCTCCAAGACGTTGTTAAATAACCACGGTGGTGGTGAAGCTCCTTGTTGTGTTCCTTACTTGAGTGGGAATGAAGCTCCATTCTGTGGGTAATTTAACTACACCCACGCTCAGAAACCTGTAGTTGTTTGCAGTTATTCACCACCCTTCGTGGCAGTGGGATGAGCACTTTTACATAAATCCTTTCTGTCTGTGATATTATTTCCTTGGATAAATTTCAAAGAATCCTGATACACATAGCCAGACTGTTAGGGTAAAGTTTTAGAAtaggttttgctttttattatacaTTCTATGGAATATACTGCCCGTCGCTGGCTCCCACTTGCCCTTTTATTGGCAGAAAGCGAAGGTGTCCTTGCTTATGTTCCACTCGCTGCATTAGTAGCAAGCAGGGGAGAAAGTGATCGGAAGCCACGGACGGATGACTTTAGCTTTTCTGAAATGGGCTTAGGTCATAAAGTCCTGTGGACACCAAGTGAGTGGCCCTTGGTGGCTTTAAAATTGGGACTACAGGTTCCCATGAGTGTGGTGGTAGTACAGGAAGTTGGCGGACTCACGCTCACCTGTGATGATCTGCTCTGGACAGGAGCTCCAGCACACAGCTTGCTGAGCCAATAGAGCCTAGGGAAGCAGGTGAGAGTCGGGTGTGTGTCTCTGCAAGGTGAGCTGTCCTGCTGAAAGAGCTCATTGGGTGCTCGCGTAGAAGACTCATTCTGTTACTAGGCTCACAGCTCTAGAATCCAGCTGAGACAAGTATGTGCTGCCCGAGTCAGCAGTCATTGCCAAAATGTTGGTCTCTAATGCCAtttttagagaaggcaatggcaccccactccagtactcttgcctggaaaatcccatggacggaggagcctggtaggctgcagtccatggggtcgcaaagagttggacacgactgagctacttcactttcatgcattggagaaggaaatggcaacccactccagtgttcttgcctggagaatcccaggggtgggggagcctggtgggctgccgtccattggatcgcacagagtcggacccgactgaagtgacttagtagtagtaatgCCATTTTTACTGAACAGTTTATCCCATATCTTaggccttcttttaaaaaaaaaaaaagctttatttgtgCCAGGTCTTCGCTGTGGCACCTGGGGCGTTTGATCTTCACCGCGCCTTGCAGGAGCTTCAGTTGTGGCTGTGAACTCTGTGTGGCGtgtgggagctagttccctgCCGGCTCAGACCTGGGCCCGCTGCATTTAGGGTGTGgggtcttagccacaggaccaacagggaagccccgggCCTTCCCTCTGAGCACTGCAAGGTGTGGCCTGGAGTCTCAGTGTGTGCATGAGATGTAGCCTAGTGCTTTCCGTTCCTTTAAGATTGCTTCTGaatgttttttcatatatttgaatgTTTTGAGATGATGGAGTATTTTCCTGTATTCAAAATTCTGAACATAAGTTGCTAGAGTTCCATGATTATCACTCTTTCTGCGTCCTTTAGTTTCAGATGCTTCATCAAGATGAAtcaaataaaagagagaagagcAGGGCAAAGGGAGTCGACTCTGAGGATGACCTGCGAGATGAAGTAGAAGATGCTGTCCAGAAAGTCTGCAACGCAACTGGGTGTTCTGTTAGTATTTGTCGTGTGGTAACTGTGATTTAGCAGCGGTCCctgacctttttggcaccaggaagtggtttcgtggaagacagtttttccacagatcaAGGGGACCTGGGGGATGGTGGTTTTGAGATGATTCAAGTTCattacatttactgtgcactttatttctaatctaacgCCACCGCCGATCTGATAGGAGGGACTGGTCCgtggcctggaggttggggatcCCAGGTTTATAGACAGGCATTGTTGAAAACCCGTCGGTACaggtttaactttttgagaaactgccacacTGTTACGGCCTCACTCTAGCATACCAACACCCGGTGAGCCAAAGCAGGCCCATGATGTTTGTAGTTTGATTTAGTTATGTAGTGTGACTAACTGAGAGCTGTTTATTCGTTTCTGTCTTGTTTTCTCCAGTTTACCCAGTATTGTTCAAAATCCTAAGAGAGTATGtggatttattattttctgaCTAGTGTACTTTTATATGAATTCACTTTATTAAACAGTTATTTCAGGTGTTCACCTTACTGAGAATATGAAGACATTTTCTAGATAGAAAGTCTTGAAACCTTGCCTCAGTTGCATCATTTTGCGCATCAAATTGTTGACGTAGAGATGGACAGGAAAGTACACCCAGGTTCCCatgtgttctttgtttctttcatagGATTTTAGTTTGATAGTTCAGAACCTAGAAGCTGAAAATTATAATATTGAATCTGCGATCATTGCCATGCTGCAGATGAACCCGGGGAGAAGAAATAGTAAGTCTGTGATTGATATTCCTAAGCTTTCAAGATGATTATGTTggtgatttttcaaatatttaattttaatatttttattaataattggaGAACAATTGCCTTataatgttgtgctggtttctgctgcacaacagcaTGAATAAACTCTTAAGTACGCATAAATCCTTCCCTGTGGGGCCTCCCCTCCGCAGTCCCCCCGCAAGTCATAGGTCATCATAGGCCACCAGGCTGAGCTCACTGTGCTGCGTGGAGCTTCCCGCTGGCCCTGTCTACACGGGGTGGTGTGCGTGTGTCAGTGTCACTCTCTCAGCTCCTTTCCACAGGtcagttctctgtgtctgtgtctctgtttctgccctgTAACTAGGCTCATCAGtgccgtttttctagattccatgcgGTGCATTGATAGATGGGatcaatttttcacttttaatcacGTGGCAGGTAGTTAACTGTattgtcatttattcatttagcagttgtttattgagcaccttgtGTGTGCAGGCGATTTTTCCTGGGTGCTAGCTCTGCATCAGGAAGCGTGTAgtctgggggtggaggggcaagGTGGAGGCAGCTAAGTAAATTGGCGTAATCATATGTAATGAAGTTGGCGTACAGGGTGCTAGGGCGTGCATGTGAAGGCCACCTAGCCAGTTTTGGACGAGTGGACAGTGTCAGGGAAGACTTATCCTTTTAGAAAGAAGATTCCGTTATAATACCAGAATGATAACTGAAGTGGAATGgagaaaaaattacttttctaaTGGAAATATTTACATTATTAGCATCAGTCAACTGGTGTTGATTCagaatttttctttgcttaaacTGAGTTTAATTGTATgattcagaggaaggaaaaaatgttaatatctGTTTTtgcaagttatttattttttgaatgattTCAGTATTCATTGCCAGACATTTTATGCCAGATACTGTTCCTGGCATTATATTAATACTTTTCTGATTGGGTATTTTATTATCCTCCTTATATGTTTGTTGTACCTTCTTAGAAAGCTGATCGTGTGATTTTAAAGCAGCACCAAACAGAGTCTGTGCTACCCCGTGTGGTGTGTACTTGACAGGGGGCTAAGTGAGGCTGAGGAACTaaacttaaaatttcatttaactttatttttaatttaaacagccacatgtggctagtagcCACTGTATTGGAGAGCACAGTTTTAGAgcttatttcctttctgttttaggGATACAAATGAAAGATTTCTCCCTAAAAATTCATGTTAAAAAGTGGTTTAAACTGATAAAGCACTCAGCTGGTAGGAAGCTGATGAGAGGATTGGTCAAtgggttattttaaaatttctcttccaAATTTTACCAATAATTTTTTCCTTGTGTTCCCCACTGTATTGACTTGATACTGGAATTTTGCCTCAAGGAAACTTGCTCTCCGAATGACAGTGATATAGGGAGCCAGGTACTTTGAGTCTTTTAACACTTGTCATGGTGTGTAACTATCTTAGATTTTCAGTTTAACAAACCGTCTTTCTCTGAAAGATGCAGAGGAGAAGCTTGAGCCCAGTGGTGGAGTGCTGACACAGTGCGGTCCTTTATGGGAAGAGGGTGGCAGTGGCACCAGAATCTTCGGAAATCAGGGTGTAAATGAAGGCAGGACCGAAAGCAGTAAGGCGCGGGCCAGCCCTGCTGAAGAAAACACAGCAAATAAAAACCAGCTCCCAAAGGTAGGCATGCTGGGGTTGCCGGGGTAaatggtgagtgagtgagtgagtgaagtcactcagtcggggcTCTGTAATTTGGCAGCCGTGGCGGGAACTTGGAGCTCGCGTTCGtgtgtgattttattttgatttataaagTGGTTACTGTAGGAAGTACGGGGAGTGCCTGGGGGTATATGATGAAGCGGAATGAAGACCCCACTTGTCCCGGTTGGACTTTGCAGTGACGCATGGAAGGAAGTATACTCTGAGTTCCTGCTCTGTACACACAGATCGGCTCCTCCTCCTGCCTAATGTCACAGCGTGTGGGTGGCTTTCTTGGCTGATCATGTGATTGCATCCCATTTGTTGTAAATGCTGTCACCTTTAGCGAACACCTTGTGTATAAATCTTTGTATATTGCATTATTCGCTTGGctagagtcccagaagaagaattaACAGGTTAAAGGGCATGGAAATGTGAATCTTTTTAAGATCTTCTGGTAAGTTGTCAGATGCTTCCAAGAAAAGTTGTGCTTCTCCCTTCCCAGTCCAACACTCACAAGCAATATATGACGCCATGACTTTTACTGAATTTGGGACCTCTTGTTAAGATTTTTACCAGGAAGTTCTGAGCTTAGAATGTAACGTAATGTAAAAAGTCACAGGCAGGGGCTGAGATGCAGGAAGCTTGTAAGGATTCTGTTAGGACCCCTGGGGCAGTATACACAAAAAGGCATCCTGTGGCATTTTTGAGCATTGTCTCCAGCTGGCCTAGGGTTAATGTTTCTTTAGGTCACTTTGACTTACTTTATGAGGAGAATGGAATTGCCTATATTTGCTGGCCTGGTGCGGGGATGTACACTTGGACTGACTCACACGGCAGTCTCCTCTCTCAGGTCACAAACAAACAGAGGCGAGAGCAGCAGCGACTAGAGAAGAAGAAACGACAGGAGGAGAGGCACCGCCACAAAGCCCTGGAGAGCAGGAGCCACAGGGGCAGCAACAGAAGCGAGGCTGACGCGAGCACCCAGGTCACCTTGGTGAAGACCTTCGCGGCTCTCAGCATCTGACTCTGGCCTCCTGGGAGTTGGGGAAGCGAGTGGAAAGTGGAGGGCTGTGTGCCAGGCTTTCCAGTGAGGCTGTCCTTTTACAGAACAAAACTCAACCCACAGAATCACTCACTGAGTTAGTTTCCTTCAAGCTGCCTCTTTTTTGTTCAGAGTTTTGTCCAGTGATGTGTTTTATTTAATGAAAGTGCAGTGAAGCCATTCATGTTCTGTGTTTAAAATACCGAATTTTAGGGGTGGATagttaggtaaaaaaaaaaaaacaaaaaacttttaagtGTGGTTTTATTTGTCCTGAAAATTTAGAGTTTGGTGACCCTGGGATCTTTCCTTAACACTTGGGGTGAGTTTTGCTGTAATTGTGGATGAAGTAGTTTAGATTAATTGCTAGAAATTCAGAGGAcaagtttcctttgtttctgtttcattttcaaacAGACATTAATATGCAGGATAGTTTATAAATGATCTCCAACTCAGGTACATGTTTAGAATTAACTTTCTTCTACTCCAAGTTAATCAGAGAATAATTCAGGAAATGTTTTTCCAAAGTAATGTGATAGGGAGGTTGTGGCCTGTAGTCAGGGTGGTGGTTAAACAACCGCGTTTCTCTTCCTGGTGGTGATGTTCAGATGGGATTGCAGGCACTGCCGGTTCGTTTGTACTCAAGCCATATGATAAATGGGCCTGACTGTTAACTAGGCCTGGGCCTTGCGGAAAAGTTGGTCGTGTTGCTGAGTGTTTGATACTTGCTTCTTGGTGGTAAGAAGGTGTTGCATGACTGCTTATGATACAGGTCTGGGATTCTGAAAGCATGCAGTCCAGAATCCGTAGTTGTGAAGGGAAAGATCACGAGAGTCTGAGGTTTTGCACAGGAGGAGTCTGAagagttctttttgttttgtatggaGAGAGTGTCTGGAAGACTTGCTAAGGTTTTTCATGTTCACATTTTAAGTGAGtgactgtcttttctttcttgctaTTCTAGATTTAGAGAGATTCCTTCAGAGGGAAAGTAACTTGAGCTGTTGCTTAATTTGTtagtattgtgaaaatgaaatcCCATAAAGTGCTGCACTTTCTTCTTTCTAGTTAAGCCCTGATTGGGATTTTGCTCTTGGGAAAACTCTCCAGCACCCTGTGGAAGTCGTCAGGGACTTAGGTTAGACCAGCTGGGCTGAGAAAGCACTGTGGCTGAGGCCCTGCCGTGGCTGCACAGTGCTGAAATAGTCGGGTTTGGGCAGTGGGAGGCATCGTTCCTCAAACTGAGTTAGATGGATGTGAGCTTTAAAACTGACCCTTCAAGTGGCCAGTCTTGGACCGTTTTGCCTTTTGAGGACCTGGTATTGGAAGAAATAATATATGCTGAACTGAAAGGTGAACTACTGGTTTTCTCCTCCATCTCAGATTTCAAAATTACAAGAGTTCCAAGGCAAACGGAAAACGACAAGAAGGTTTTGACACGTATAGACATAGCATTGTGTGGGCTGCCCTTGGATTCAGCGGGTTGTCTCTATCAGCAGGTGATTTGCTTTCTTTGGTTTTGattatgtgttttaattttctgtgtgttGGACTTTGGTAACTTTTCATGGTTGGAGCCTCAGTAGTCTCTTGGAGGTTGCCCCCAGGACACGCTGGTACAGTACATGAGCCTAGCAGGTTTAGAAACGGCAGAGCGTTTTTTCTTTGCACACTGCAGAGTGTGAGTAAGAGCTTCTGGCGCTCAGTGCGAGGAGGTGAGCCGTCTCTGTTGCCTCGCTGTCTCCAAGGGAGCGCGCACCACTGCTTCAGGCTCTGTTCTCCTGGCTTTCCACTGTGGCCGAGCATCTGAGTGGGCGCTGCTTCTTGAATGTTTGTACTGTGAGGATTCAGGAGACCAGCTCCTCTCACACGATTAAGCAGTTAGGAGTCTGAAATAGCTGAGGGAGACCCATCGTCAGAAGTAGGATTGCTTTATTTTCATGGCTAAAGATCATAGCCTTGGGCTCTGTTGGGTTTTAGAAGTTGCTAAAGAGTTACTATAGAATATTGGGTGCATTTATTTATGAA
Proteins encoded in this window:
- the OTUD3 gene encoding OTU domain-containing protein 3; translation: MSRKQAAKGRPGSGSRKAEAERKRDERAARRALAKERRNRPESGGGGACEEEFVSFANQLQALGLKLREVPGDGNCLFRALGDQLEGHSRNHVKHRQETVDYMIKQREDFEPFVEDDIPFEKHVASLAKPGTFAGNDAIVAFARNHQLNVVIHQLNAPLWQIRGTDRSNGRELHIAYRHGEHYDSVRRLNDNSEAPARLQTEFQMLHQDESNKREKSRAKGVDSEDDLRDEVEDAVQKVCNATGCSDFSLIVQNLEAENYNIESAIIAMLQMNPGRRNNAEEKLEPSGGVLTQCGPLWEEGGSGTRIFGNQGVNEGRTESSKARASPAEENTANKNQLPKVTNKQRREQQRLEKKKRQEERHRHKALESRSHRGSNRSEADASTQVTLVKTFAALSI